The genomic stretch GCCTGTTTTACCGACTCGCTGTCGTGAAGGGGTCTGTATTTTTCGAGTTCGGAAGAATATTTCTCGAGCGGATGCGACGATATGAAAAACCCGAGCACGTCAAGTTCGTTCTCGAGCCTGGTGCGGTCATCCCACCGCTCGGTTTCGCCAAGCTCGGGGGCCGCCACGGAACTCGGAAGGTCAAACAGCATTCCCTGGCCGTTTGCCGGCGCGTGATGCTTCATGGCGTTGTAGCCCAGAAGGGGCTCGCGGGAAGCGAAAAGCTTCGCCCTGTTCGGTTCGAGTGAGTCGAAAGCGCCTCCCATTATCAGGCTTTCAAGCGCCTTTTTGTTGAGTTTTTTTGAATCCACCCTGGCGCAGAAGTCAAAGACGGATTCGAATTCCCCGTCTTTTTCCCTGCATTCTGCAATTTCCTCGATAAGGCTGTTGCCGACATACTTGATCGCGGTGAATCCGAAGCGTATTTTCCCCTGAGAAACCGTGAATCCGGAGGAGCTTCGGTTTATGTCGGGCTGCAGGACGTCAATTCCGAGTTTTTTGCACTCGGTTATTCCGGAGATCACCTTGTCCACGTTATGCGCCTCGACCGACATGAAGGCCGCCATGAATTCAGCCGGGTAGTGTGCCTTCAGGTAGGCCGTCTGGTAGGTGATCATGGCGTAGGCGGCGCTGTGGCTCTTGTTAAAGGAATACTCGGCGAATTTTTCCAGCGTGTCGAAAAGCTCGGCGGCTTTTTTGCTCTCGAGGCCCTTTTTCTCCGCTCCGGTAAGGAACCTTTTGCGCTGCGCCCTCATTTCGCTTGATTTCTTCTTTCCCATGGCCCTTCGCAGGAGATCCGCCTCCCCCATGGTGAAGCCCGCAAGCTCGCTCGCGGTCTGCATTATCTGCTCCTGGTAAACGAAGAGGCCGTAGGTTCCTCCCAGTATCTCCCGAAGCGCGGGATGCGGAAAATCCACCGTGCCCCCGTTTTTCCTCCGGGTGAACTCCTCCGCCATGCCGCTGTCAAGAGGGCCGGGGCGGTAAAGCGCAAGCGCGGCCGTTATGTCCTCGAATTCCGCGGGCCGTAGCTTCGCCAGAAGATCCTTCATTCCCTGGGATTCAACCTGGAATATCCCCATGGTCGCGCCTTCGCGAAGCAGGGCGTAGACCTTGGGGTCGTCAAGGGGGACCCTGTCAAGGTCGAATTCCTTTTCGTCTTTTCCCTGGTTTTCTCTTACGTACTTAACAGCCTTGTCCAGTATTGTAAGGGTCTTTAGGCCAAGGAAATCGAATTTCACGTAGCCGAGCTTCTCTATGGAGTTCATGTCGAACTGGGTTACGATCTCGTTTTTGCTTCCCCTGTAGAGGGGTATGTAGTCGGCAAGCGGCTCGTTCGATATCACCACTCCCGCCGCGTGGGTGGATGAATGACGCACCATGTTCTCAAGAGACCTCGCAAGCTCCACCGCTTCGGCAAGCTCCTTGTTATCGGAAAGCCGCTCCCTTATTTCCTTTACCTTGCCTACGGCTTCCTCTATGCTGAACACCTTTCCCCGGAAAGAGGGGATCATCTTCGAGAGCCGGTCGACTTCCGCGTAGGGAAGCCCGAGCACCCTCCCCACGTCCTTTATCACGGCTTTCGAGGACATGGTTCCGAAGGTGCCTATCTGGGCAACCTTGTCCGCCCCGTATTTCTCCGTGACGTATCTTATTACCTCGTCGCGGTGCTCACCGCAGAAATCGACGTCTATGTCGGGCATGCTCACCCTCTCGGGGTTAAGGAACCTCTCGAAAATAAGGTTGTGCCTTATGGGGTCGATGGCCGTTATGCCGAGGGCGTAGGCGACCAGGCTC from Candidatus Dadabacteria bacterium encodes the following:
- the dnaE gene encoding DNA polymerase III subunit alpha; protein product: MADSFVHLHLHSQYSLLDGSIKFDELIERAESHSMPAVAVTDHGNLFGAYEFFEKAKARDVKPIIGCELYVTPTLKLEKPSDGKNYHLTVLCMNEQGYRNLSRLVTRGYFEGFYRRPRVDHEMLSEHNEGLIVLSGCMSSELSQAIFKKDLKEQARIASIYKEIFGDRYYLEVQAIGLEEQRRVNRGLRRIGEKLGIKLAATNDCHFLTREDYKSHDALLCIQTGSMVADRKRMRFQSNDFFVKTREEMARDMEGFENALEEAVKISERCDFEFKNEGYRFPEYVPPEGKSLDEFMREISGRNLEKMLRENEIPEEAHDTYRERLSSELDTICKMGFSAYFLVVSDFIFHARKNDIPVGPGRGSAAGSLVAYALGITAIDPIRHNLIFERFLNPERVSMPDIDVDFCGEHRDEVIRYVTEKYGADKVAQIGTFGTMSSKAVIKDVGRVLGLPYAEVDRLSKMIPSFRGKVFSIEEAVGKVKEIRERLSDNKELAEAVELARSLENMVRHSSTHAAGVVISNEPLADYIPLYRGSKNEIVTQFDMNSIEKLGYVKFDFLGLKTLTILDKAVKYVRENQGKDEKEFDLDRVPLDDPKVYALLREGATMGIFQVESQGMKDLLAKLRPAEFEDITAALALYRPGPLDSGMAEEFTRRKNGGTVDFPHPALREILGGTYGLFVYQEQIMQTASELAGFTMGEADLLRRAMGKKKSSEMRAQRKRFLTGAEKKGLESKKAAELFDTLEKFAEYSFNKSHSAAYAMITYQTAYLKAHYPAEFMAAFMSVEAHNVDKVISGITECKKLGIDVLQPDINRSSSGFTVSQGKIRFGFTAIKYVGNSLIEEIAECREKDGEFESVFDFCARVDSKKLNKKALESLIMGGAFDSLEPNRAKLFASREPLLGYNAMKHHAPANGQGMLFDLPSSVAAPELGETERWDDRTRLENELDVLGFFISSHPLEKYSSELEKYRPLHDSESVKQAKDGAEVRIAGVVRSFETKNTRKGTGLIGYFTLEDLNGFVEAIVFNDTLRTSKSLLEQKIEPVIAKGRVEVSDDKIRLLASDISSLREIRTNSAVRISIARKSANEQNILSLREILEKFPGDSTVIIDMKTDHSEAVLRVGNCKVDFGDELIENIEGLLGEGAVTLRESSFA